The following coding sequences are from one Mycolicibacterium aichiense window:
- the tsf gene encoding translation elongation factor Ts, whose translation MANYTAADVKRLRELTGAGMLDCKNALAESDGDFDKAVEALRIKGAKDVGKRAERATAEGLVAAKGGAMIELNSETDFVAKNAEFQQLASDVVAAAAESKAADVEALKAAKIGDKTVEQAVAELSAKIGEKLELRRATYFDGNVEAYLHKRAADLPPAVGVLVEYTGSDKEAAHSVALQIAALKAKYLTRDDVPADIVANERHIAEETAKAEGKPEQALPKIIEGRVTGFYKDVVLLDQPSVSDSKKTVKALLDEAGVTVTRFVRFEVGQA comes from the coding sequence ATGGCTAACTACACCGCTGCCGACGTCAAGCGGCTTCGGGAGCTCACCGGTGCGGGCATGCTCGACTGCAAGAACGCCCTGGCCGAGAGCGACGGCGACTTCGACAAGGCTGTCGAGGCGCTGCGCATCAAGGGCGCCAAGGACGTCGGCAAGCGCGCTGAGCGCGCCACCGCCGAAGGCCTGGTCGCCGCCAAGGGCGGGGCGATGATCGAGCTCAACTCCGAGACCGACTTCGTCGCCAAGAACGCCGAGTTCCAGCAGCTGGCCTCCGACGTGGTCGCGGCCGCGGCAGAGTCCAAGGCCGCCGACGTGGAGGCCCTCAAGGCCGCCAAAATCGGTGACAAGACGGTCGAGCAGGCCGTCGCGGAGCTGTCGGCCAAGATTGGCGAGAAGCTCGAACTGCGCCGTGCCACGTACTTCGACGGCAACGTCGAGGCCTACCTGCACAAGCGTGCTGCCGACCTGCCGCCCGCCGTGGGCGTGCTGGTCGAGTACACCGGTTCGGACAAAGAGGCCGCGCACTCGGTGGCACTGCAGATCGCCGCGCTGAAGGCCAAGTACCTGACCCGTGACGACGTCCCCGCCGACATCGTGGCCAACGAGCGCCACATCGCGGAGGAGACCGCCAAGGCCGAAGGCAAGCCCGAGCAGGCACTGCCCAAGATCATCGAGGGCAGGGTCACCGGCTTCTACAAGGACGTCGTGCTGCTCGACCAGCCGTCGGTGTCCGACAGCAAGAAGACGGTCAAGGCACTGCTCGACGAGGCCGGCGTGACCGTGACACGGTTCGTCCGGTTCGAGGTCGGCCAGGCCTAG
- the rpsB gene encoding 30S ribosomal protein S2, with protein MAVVTMKQLLDSGTHFGHQTRRWNPKMKRFIFTDRNGIYIIDLQQTLTYIDQAYEFVKETVAHGGTILFVGTKKQAQESIAEEATRVGMPYVNQRWLGGMLTNFQTVHKRLQRMKELEAMEQTGGFEGRTKKEILMLTREKTKLERSLGGIRDMAKVPSAVWVVDTNKEHLAISEAIKLGIPVIAILDTNCDPDQVNYPIPGNDDAIRSAALLTKVIASAVAEGLQARSGVNAGDKADSGSGAAAEPLAEWEQELLASATASAPNDAGPVATETTTEGS; from the coding sequence ATGGCTGTTGTAACCATGAAGCAGCTGCTTGACAGCGGCACGCACTTCGGGCACCAGACCCGACGCTGGAACCCCAAGATGAAGCGGTTCATCTTCACCGACCGCAACGGCATCTACATCATCGATCTGCAGCAGACGCTGACCTACATCGATCAGGCTTACGAGTTCGTCAAGGAGACCGTCGCCCATGGCGGCACGATCCTGTTCGTCGGCACCAAGAAGCAGGCCCAGGAATCCATCGCCGAAGAGGCGACGCGCGTCGGCATGCCGTATGTGAACCAGCGCTGGCTGGGCGGCATGCTCACCAACTTCCAGACCGTGCACAAGCGCCTTCAGCGGATGAAGGAGCTCGAGGCCATGGAGCAGACCGGTGGCTTCGAGGGTCGCACCAAGAAGGAAATCTTGATGCTGACCCGCGAGAAGACCAAGCTCGAGCGCAGCCTCGGCGGTATCCGCGACATGGCCAAGGTGCCGTCCGCGGTGTGGGTCGTCGACACCAACAAGGAGCACCTCGCGATCAGCGAGGCCATCAAGCTCGGCATCCCGGTCATCGCGATCCTGGACACCAACTGCGACCCCGATCAGGTCAACTACCCGATCCCGGGCAACGACGACGCGATCCGCTCCGCGGCGCTGCTGACCAAGGTGATCGCCTCCGCGGTGGCCGAGGGTCTGCAGGCACGCTCCGGCGTCAATGCGGGCGACAAGGCCGACTCCGGTTCCGGAGCCGCTGCCGAGCCGCTCGCCGAGTGGGAGCAGGAGCTGCTCGCCAGCGCAACCGCGTCGGCCCCCAACGACGCTGGGCCGGTCGCCACCGAAACCACCACTGAAGGTTCTTAG
- a CDS encoding M23 family metallopeptidase: protein MRVLAVVVAALLVCAGTGRADAGRLLWPLRPAPSVTRTFDAPSPDWQRGHRGVDLAGLPDQPVYAAGSATVVFAGRLAGRPVVSLAHAGGLRTSYEPVDAAVRVGQLVDGSTPLGRLLPGHAGCPAPACLHWGAMWGPSSRADYVDPLGLLASTPVRLKPLTG from the coding sequence ATGCGGGTCCTTGCGGTGGTGGTGGCGGCGTTGCTGGTGTGCGCGGGTACCGGACGTGCCGACGCCGGGCGGTTGCTGTGGCCGCTGCGGCCTGCGCCATCGGTGACCAGGACCTTCGATGCACCGTCACCGGACTGGCAGCGCGGCCACCGCGGCGTTGACCTGGCCGGGCTGCCTGACCAGCCGGTTTACGCCGCCGGCTCGGCGACGGTGGTGTTCGCCGGGAGGCTGGCCGGACGCCCGGTGGTGTCGCTGGCGCATGCCGGCGGATTGCGCACCAGCTACGAACCGGTCGACGCCGCGGTGCGGGTCGGTCAGTTGGTCGATGGGTCGACGCCGCTGGGCCGGCTGCTGCCCGGGCACGCGGGTTGCCCGGCACCGGCGTGCCTGCACTGGGGTGCGATGTGGGGTCCATCGTCGCGAGCCGACTACGTCGATCCGCTGGGCCTGTTGGCAAGCACACCGGTCCGGCTCAAGCCGCTGACCGGGTGA
- a CDS encoding amidase → MQHVNAYRDDALGTMDAVALVDALRTGKVSRPELVEAAIARTEAVNPMLNGLAHQTFERALARSHAGGRGYFDGVPTFIKDNVDVEGMPTMQGTDAWEPRLKPAHGEFASLFLATGLVPLGKTQLSEFGFSASAEHPRLGAVRNPWDTDFTAGASSSGSGAFVAAGVVPIAHANDGGGSIRIPAACNGLVGLKPSRGRLPLDKMTRQMPVRIVNDGVLTRSVRDTAAFYREAERVWRDRKLPPIGAVTGPSAARLRIAVVTQSVVRQAAPSIRDHTLKTAELLAGLGHNVEYLDQPPVPRYFLDDFLLYWAFLAMTLVRTGQRTFGQSFDKTKLDNLTLGLDRHASRNLHKLPIAITRLRRLRRVTARLYQTYDVILMPTLADETPRIGHLDPTADFEQIMDRLIDWVAFTPLQNATGEPAISLPLAQSASGMPVGMMLAGPLGHERRLLELAYELEAAQPWPRIDTAHQQPLSQ, encoded by the coding sequence ATGCAACATGTGAACGCCTACCGCGACGACGCGCTCGGCACGATGGACGCCGTCGCCCTGGTCGACGCCCTCCGCACCGGCAAAGTGTCCCGCCCTGAGCTCGTCGAGGCCGCCATCGCGCGCACCGAGGCGGTCAACCCCATGCTCAACGGTTTGGCCCATCAGACGTTCGAGCGGGCACTGGCCCGCAGCCACGCCGGCGGCCGCGGATACTTCGACGGGGTGCCGACGTTCATCAAGGACAACGTCGACGTCGAAGGCATGCCGACGATGCAGGGCACCGACGCCTGGGAGCCGCGTCTGAAGCCCGCGCACGGTGAGTTCGCCAGTCTCTTCCTGGCCACCGGCCTGGTGCCGCTGGGCAAGACGCAGCTCTCGGAATTCGGGTTCAGCGCGTCCGCGGAGCATCCGCGGCTGGGCGCTGTGCGCAATCCCTGGGACACCGATTTCACCGCCGGCGCGTCGTCGTCGGGCTCCGGTGCGTTCGTCGCGGCAGGCGTGGTGCCCATCGCTCACGCCAATGACGGCGGCGGCTCCATCCGCATCCCCGCCGCCTGCAACGGTCTGGTGGGCCTCAAGCCTTCGCGGGGCCGGCTGCCGCTGGACAAGATGACCCGACAGATGCCGGTGCGCATCGTCAACGACGGGGTGCTGACCCGCAGTGTGCGCGACACCGCCGCGTTCTACCGGGAAGCCGAGCGAGTCTGGCGTGACCGCAAACTGCCACCGATCGGTGCCGTCACCGGGCCGAGCGCTGCCCGGCTGCGCATCGCCGTCGTGACCCAGTCGGTCGTCCGCCAGGCCGCGCCCAGCATCCGTGACCACACTCTGAAGACCGCCGAATTGCTTGCCGGCCTTGGCCATAACGTCGAGTACCTTGACCAGCCGCCGGTGCCGCGCTACTTCCTGGACGACTTCCTGTTGTACTGGGCATTTTTGGCGATGACACTGGTGCGCACCGGGCAGCGGACATTCGGGCAGAGTTTCGACAAGACGAAGCTCGACAACCTCACCCTGGGCCTCGACCGGCACGCCAGTCGCAACCTGCACAAGTTGCCGATCGCCATTACGCGGCTGCGCAGGCTGCGGCGGGTCACCGCCCGGCTCTATCAAACCTACGACGTGATCCTGATGCCCACGCTCGCCGATGAGACGCCCCGGATCGGTCATCTGGACCCCACCGCGGACTTCGAGCAGATCATGGACCGACTGATCGACTGGGTGGCGTTCACCCCGTTGCAGAACGCGACCGGCGAGCCGGCAATCTCCCTGCCACTGGCCCAATCCGCGTCCGGGATGCCGGTGGGCATGATGCTGGCCGGACCGCTCGGCCACGAACGCCGACTCCTGGAACTCGCCTACGAACTCGAGGCCGCGCAGCCGTGGCCGCGCATCGACACCGCGCACCAACAGCCGCTGTCGCAGTAG